A DNA window from Streptomyces sp. B21-083 contains the following coding sequences:
- a CDS encoding YtxH domain-containing protein, giving the protein MRYRLTFVAGLALGYVLGTRAGRERYEQLKKSGQRIAHNPAVRNTAESAALQGREFAGKAFHTVSEKVGDRVPDSVAGRVRSLRERNGSGGGEDDWGTSNT; this is encoded by the coding sequence ATGCGTTACCGGCTCACGTTCGTCGCCGGACTGGCCCTGGGTTACGTGCTGGGCACACGGGCCGGGCGCGAGCGCTACGAACAGTTGAAGAAGTCAGGCCAGCGGATCGCGCACAACCCGGCCGTCCGCAACACCGCCGAGTCAGCCGCGCTACAGGGGCGGGAGTTCGCCGGCAAGGCGTTCCACACCGTCAGCGAGAAGGTCGGCGACCGGGTTCCGGACTCCGTGGCCGGCCGGGTGCGTTCCCTGCGTGAGCGCAACGGCTCGGGAGGTGGCGAGGACGACTGGGGCACCAGTAACACCTGA
- a CDS encoding xylulokinase, producing MGIVAGLDSSPDFTRIVVCDADTGSVLRQGYAPHPVEGPEGGGAGRPSDVDPQAWLLSLGEAAGGGLLEGVQAIGVSAQQNALVPVDAQGNTVRPAMVGGDKRAQVAAADLIDALGGREAWAQAVGCVPQAGQPVTKLRWLARNEPDAAQRTAILMQAHDWLVWQLLGRPVRRTTDRGGASATGYWSAAMGAYRGDLVELALGRQAMLPEVLGPSDAAGTTPEGLLISAGTGETMAAAFGLGLGLGDVVVSLGASGSVMAVHPEALFDSTGMITSLADATGLHLPVVTTLNAVRTLRGTAELLGLGDLETLSDLAMKSTPGAHGLVMLPYLEGERTPNLPHTAGTLAGLRRESMKAEHLARAAFEGMLCGLADALDVLRGRGVDVQRVFLLGSAAELPAVQASAPPLFGAQVVVPQPADYAAIGAARQAAWALGVSQGTLDPRTPPAWQGAAAQVLEPGEELAVGQAVRQQYVSVREQTHPGAFRS from the coding sequence ATGGGGATAGTCGCCGGGTTGGACAGTTCGCCCGATTTCACTCGTATCGTCGTCTGCGACGCGGACACGGGGTCCGTGCTGCGGCAGGGCTATGCGCCGCATCCGGTGGAAGGCCCCGAGGGCGGGGGCGCCGGGCGGCCCTCCGATGTCGATCCGCAGGCCTGGCTGCTCTCCCTCGGTGAGGCGGCCGGCGGTGGGCTGCTCGAAGGTGTGCAGGCCATCGGGGTGTCCGCGCAGCAGAACGCGCTCGTGCCGGTCGACGCGCAGGGCAACACCGTGAGACCGGCGATGGTCGGCGGGGACAAGCGGGCGCAGGTCGCGGCGGCCGATCTGATCGACGCGCTCGGCGGACGTGAGGCGTGGGCGCAGGCCGTGGGGTGTGTGCCGCAGGCCGGACAGCCGGTGACCAAGCTGCGCTGGCTGGCGCGGAACGAGCCGGACGCGGCGCAGCGCACCGCGATACTGATGCAGGCGCACGACTGGCTGGTGTGGCAGTTGCTCGGGCGGCCCGTACGGCGGACCACCGACCGGGGTGGAGCCTCCGCAACCGGGTACTGGTCGGCCGCCATGGGCGCCTACCGGGGTGATCTGGTCGAACTCGCGCTCGGGCGGCAGGCGATGCTGCCCGAGGTGCTCGGCCCGTCCGACGCCGCCGGTACGACGCCCGAGGGGCTGCTCATCTCCGCCGGGACCGGGGAGACCATGGCCGCCGCCTTCGGGCTCGGGCTCGGGCTCGGGGATGTCGTGGTGTCGCTCGGGGCCTCCGGGTCCGTGATGGCCGTACATCCCGAGGCGCTCTTCGACTCGACCGGGATGATCACCTCGCTGGCCGACGCGACCGGGCTGCACCTGCCCGTCGTCACGACGCTGAACGCCGTACGGACGCTGCGCGGGACCGCTGAGCTGCTGGGGCTCGGGGATCTGGAGACTCTGTCCGATCTCGCGATGAAATCGACCCCGGGTGCGCACGGGCTGGTCATGCTGCCCTATCTGGAGGGTGAGCGGACGCCCAATCTGCCGCACACCGCCGGGACGCTCGCCGGGCTGCGGCGGGAGTCCATGAAGGCCGAGCATCTGGCGCGGGCCGCCTTCGAGGGGATGCTGTGCGGCCTCGCCGACGCGCTGGACGTGCTGCGGGGGCGCGGGGTCGACGTACAGCGTGTCTTCCTGCTCGGGTCCGCCGCCGAGCTGCCCGCCGTACAGGCCTCGGCACCGCCGCTGTTCGGGGCGCAGGTCGTCGTACCGCAGCCCGCCGACTACGCGGCCATCGGCGCCGCACGGCAGGCCGCCTGGGCGCTCGGGGTGTCGCAGGGCACGCTCGACCCGCGGACCCCGCCGGCCTGGCAGGGGGCCGCCGCTCAGGTGCTGGAGCCCGGCGAGGAGCTGGCGGTGGGGCAGGCGGTGCGGCAGCAGTACGTGTCCGTGCGGGAGCAGACGCATCCTGGGGCATTTCGTAGCTGA
- a CDS encoding ABC transporter ATP-binding protein, with the protein MLIQLLRTYLRPYKKPIGLLVLLQLLQTCATLYLPTLNADIIDKGVVKGDTGYILLSGAVMIGISLVQVVCNIGAVYYGARTASALGRDVRAAVFDRVQSFSAREVGQFGAPSLITRTTNDVQQVQMLALMTFTLMVSAPIMCVGGIVLALGLDVPLSGVLIAVVPVLGICVTLIVRRLRPLFRTMQVRLDTVNRVLREQITGNRVIRAFVRDEYEKERFGKANHELTQVSLGTGRLLALMFPIVMTVVNISSIAVVWFGAHRIDSGGMEIGALTAFLAYLMQIVMSVMMATFMFMMVPRAEVCAERIEEVLGTSSSVVPPTAPVVELRRHGHLEIRGAGFHYPGAEEPVLKAVDLVARPGEVTAVIGSTGSGKSTLLGLVPRLFDATDGEVLVDGVDVATVEPRLLARTVGLVPQKPYLFAGTVASNLRYGNPDATDDDLWRALEVAQGKGFVERLEGGLDAPIAQGGTNVSGGQRQRLAIARTLVQRPEIYLFDDSFSALDYATDAALRTALARETAEATVVIVAQRVSTIREADRIIVLDEGRVVGTGRHHELMADNETYREIVLSQLTEAEAA; encoded by the coding sequence GTGCTCATACAACTTCTGCGCACTTATCTGAGGCCTTACAAGAAACCCATCGGGCTGCTGGTGCTGCTGCAGCTCCTGCAGACCTGCGCCACCTTGTACCTGCCCACGCTCAACGCGGACATCATCGACAAGGGTGTGGTGAAGGGCGACACCGGCTACATCCTGCTCTCCGGCGCCGTGATGATCGGTATCTCGCTGGTGCAGGTCGTCTGCAACATCGGCGCCGTCTACTACGGCGCCCGTACGGCGTCGGCGCTCGGCCGGGACGTACGCGCCGCCGTGTTCGACCGCGTGCAGTCGTTCTCGGCGCGCGAGGTCGGGCAGTTCGGTGCCCCCTCGCTGATCACGCGTACGACCAATGACGTCCAGCAGGTGCAGATGCTCGCGCTGATGACGTTCACGCTGATGGTGTCGGCGCCGATCATGTGCGTGGGTGGCATCGTGCTCGCGCTGGGGCTGGATGTGCCGCTGTCGGGCGTGCTCATCGCCGTCGTGCCGGTGCTGGGCATCTGTGTGACGTTGATCGTGCGGCGGCTGCGGCCGCTGTTCCGGACGATGCAGGTACGGCTCGACACGGTCAACCGGGTGCTGCGCGAGCAGATCACCGGCAACCGGGTGATCCGTGCGTTCGTACGGGACGAGTACGAGAAGGAGCGGTTCGGGAAGGCGAACCACGAGCTGACCCAGGTGTCGTTGGGCACCGGACGACTGCTCGCACTGATGTTCCCGATCGTCATGACCGTCGTCAACATCTCGTCGATCGCCGTGGTGTGGTTCGGCGCGCATCGCATCGACAGCGGCGGGATGGAGATCGGCGCGCTGACCGCGTTCCTCGCCTATCTGATGCAGATCGTCATGTCCGTGATGATGGCCACCTTCATGTTCATGATGGTGCCGCGCGCGGAGGTGTGCGCCGAGCGCATCGAGGAGGTCCTCGGGACGTCGTCGAGCGTGGTCCCGCCGACCGCTCCCGTGGTGGAGCTGCGGCGGCACGGGCATCTGGAGATCCGCGGGGCCGGGTTCCACTACCCGGGTGCCGAGGAGCCGGTGCTGAAGGCCGTCGACCTGGTGGCGCGGCCCGGTGAGGTGACCGCGGTGATCGGGTCCACGGGCAGCGGCAAGTCGACGCTGCTGGGGCTCGTACCGCGGCTGTTCGACGCGACCGATGGAGAGGTGCTCGTCGACGGCGTGGACGTGGCGACGGTGGAGCCGAGGCTGCTGGCCAGGACGGTCGGGCTGGTGCCGCAGAAGCCGTATCTGTTCGCCGGGACCGTGGCGAGCAATCTGCGCTACGGCAATCCGGACGCCACCGACGACGACCTGTGGCGGGCGCTGGAGGTGGCGCAGGGCAAGGGGTTCGTCGAGCGGCTGGAAGGCGGGCTCGACGCGCCGATCGCGCAGGGCGGGACGAACGTCTCGGGCGGTCAGCGGCAGCGGCTCGCGATCGCGCGGACGCTGGTCCAGCGCCCCGAGATCTACCTCTTCGACGACTCCTTCTCCGCGCTCGACTACGCCACTGACGCGGCCCTGCGGACGGCGCTCGCGCGCGAGACCGCCGAGGCGACCGTCGTGATCGTCGCCCAGCGGGTGTCCACGATCAGGGAGGCGGACCGGATCATCGTCCTCGACGAGGGCCGGGTCGTCGGCACCGGACGCCATCACGAGCTGATGGCGGACAACGAGACCTATCGGGAGATCGTGCTCTCCCAGCTCACGGAAGCGGAGGCTGCCTGA
- a CDS encoding ABC transporter ATP-binding protein codes for MAGPMGRMMAGAGPDQHSLDFKQSGKRLLSQFRPERATMYVMLCAVFVSVGLSVVGPKILGRATDLVFSGIIGRQFESGASKAEVLAAMRKQGRNGMADMLSGTDFTPGKGIDFGAVGGVLGLALVTFVFAGLLMLVATRLVNRAVNRTVYRMREDLQAKLSRLPLSYFDKRQRGEVLSRATNDIDNIGQTLQQSMGQLINSLLTIIGVLAMMFWVSWLLALVALVTVPLSFFIATRVGKRSQPHFVQQWRTTGKLNAHIEEMYTGHTLVKVFGRQDESAQQFAEQNDALYEAGFKAQFNSGIMQPLMMFVSNINYVLVAVVGGLRVASGSLSIGDVQAFIQYSRQFSMPLTQVASMANLVQSGVASAERIFELLDAEEQQADPVPGVRPEELRGLVSLEGVSFRYEPEKPLIEDLSLSVEPGHTVAIVGPTGAGKTTLVNLLMRFYEVSGGRITLDGVDIASMTRDELRSGIGMVLQDTWLFGGTIAENIAYGAAREREVTRGEIEEAARAAHADRFIRTLPDGYDTVIDDEGTGVSAGEKQLITIARAFLSDPVILVLDEATSSVDTRTEVLIQKAMAKLAHGRTSFVIAHRLSTIRDADTILVMENGAIVEQGGHEELLGADGAYARLYKAQFAEAVAEVE; via the coding sequence ATGGCCGGGCCCATGGGGCGCATGATGGCGGGAGCCGGCCCCGACCAGCACTCGCTCGACTTCAAGCAGTCCGGCAAACGGCTCCTCTCCCAGTTCAGGCCCGAACGGGCCACGATGTACGTGATGCTGTGCGCGGTGTTCGTGAGCGTGGGCCTGTCGGTGGTGGGCCCGAAGATCCTGGGGCGGGCGACCGACCTGGTCTTCTCCGGCATCATCGGACGACAGTTCGAGAGCGGCGCCTCGAAGGCCGAGGTTCTCGCCGCGATGCGCAAGCAGGGCCGCAACGGCATGGCCGACATGCTCTCCGGTACGGACTTCACACCGGGCAAGGGCATCGACTTCGGCGCGGTGGGCGGGGTGCTGGGGCTCGCCCTGGTGACGTTCGTGTTCGCGGGGCTGCTGATGCTGGTCGCCACGCGGCTGGTGAACCGGGCGGTCAACCGGACCGTGTACCGGATGCGCGAGGATCTGCAGGCGAAGCTGTCGCGGCTGCCGCTGTCGTACTTCGACAAGCGGCAGCGCGGTGAGGTGCTGTCGCGCGCGACGAACGACATCGACAACATCGGGCAGACGCTCCAGCAGTCGATGGGGCAGCTCATCAACTCCCTCCTCACGATCATCGGCGTACTGGCGATGATGTTCTGGGTGTCCTGGCTGCTGGCGCTGGTCGCGCTGGTGACCGTTCCGCTGTCGTTCTTCATCGCCACGCGCGTCGGCAAGCGGTCGCAGCCGCACTTCGTGCAGCAGTGGCGGACCACCGGCAAGCTGAACGCCCACATCGAGGAGATGTACACCGGGCACACCCTGGTGAAGGTGTTCGGGCGGCAGGACGAGTCGGCGCAGCAGTTCGCCGAGCAGAACGACGCGCTGTACGAGGCCGGGTTCAAGGCCCAGTTCAACAGCGGGATCATGCAGCCGCTGATGATGTTCGTGTCGAACATCAACTATGTGCTGGTGGCCGTGGTGGGCGGGCTGCGGGTCGCTTCGGGCTCGCTGTCGATCGGTGACGTGCAGGCCTTCATCCAGTACTCGCGGCAGTTCTCGATGCCGCTGACGCAGGTCGCGTCGATGGCGAACCTGGTGCAGTCCGGTGTCGCCTCGGCCGAGCGGATCTTCGAACTGCTGGACGCGGAGGAGCAGCAGGCCGATCCGGTGCCGGGAGTACGGCCCGAGGAACTGCGCGGGCTGGTCTCGCTGGAGGGCGTGTCGTTCCGGTACGAGCCGGAGAAACCGCTGATCGAGGATCTGTCGCTGTCGGTGGAGCCCGGGCACACGGTCGCGATCGTCGGTCCCACCGGCGCCGGCAAGACGACCCTGGTGAACCTGCTGATGCGGTTCTACGAGGTCTCCGGGGGCCGGATCACCCTCGACGGGGTGGACATCGCGTCGATGACCCGGGACGAACTCCGGTCCGGGATCGGGATGGTGCTCCAGGACACCTGGCTGTTCGGGGGAACTATCGCGGAGAACATCGCGTACGGGGCCGCGCGCGAGCGCGAGGTGACGCGCGGGGAGATCGAGGAGGCTGCGCGGGCCGCGCACGCGGACCGTTTCATCCGTACGTTGCCGGACGGGTACGACACCGTGATCGACGACGAGGGGACGGGGGTCAGCGCGGGTGAGAAGCAGCTCATCACCATCGCGCGGGCGTTCCTGTCCGATCCGGTGATCCTGGTGCTGGACGAGGCGACGAGTTCCGTGGACACGCGGACGGAGGTCCTCATCCAGAAGGCGATGGCCAAACTGGCGCACGGGCGGACCTCGTTCGTGATCGCGCACCGGCTGTCGACGATCCGGGACGCGGACACGATTCTGGTGATGGAGAACGGCGCGATCGTGGAACAGGGGGGTCACGAGGAGCTGTTGGGGGCGGACGGGGCGTATGCGCGGTTGTACAAGGCGCAGTTCGCCGAGGCGGTTGCTGAGGTGGAGTGA
- a CDS encoding RNA polymerase sigma factor yields MPESSERGRPVPNGSDTPAIPLNAYGTDSGEAAPSAPRVPLPYASAAIILEVAPVQTQTLTQTDSSTAVTESGAAEADTDAETVDVTDVTGVEVIGAVPPQSRAAHHPETAEPDSPSELDEPPADAVETAEPIEPVEPIEPVELLDPVEPVERVRARAPSRGPARADTSGPSSDLFRQYLREIGRIPLLTAAEEVDLARRVEAGLFAEEKLRLASDLDSQLALDLDRLVVMGRMAKRRLIEANLRLVVSVAKRYVGRGLTMLDLVQEGNLGLIRAVEKFDYARGYKFSTYATWWIRQAMSRALADQARTIRVPVHVVELINRVVRVQRRMLQERGYEPTPEEVAAHLDLLPERVSEVLRLAQEPVSLHAPVGEEDDVALGDLIEDGDAASPVESAAFLLLREHLEAVLSTLGERERKVVQLRYGLADGRPRTLEEIGRIFGVTRERIRQIESKTLNKLRDHAFADQLRGYLD; encoded by the coding sequence GTGCCTGAGTCCTCGGAGCGCGGCCGACCCGTCCCCAACGGGTCCGACACCCCCGCGATTCCGCTCAACGCGTACGGGACGGACAGCGGCGAGGCCGCCCCCTCCGCCCCCCGAGTACCGCTGCCGTACGCCTCAGCAGCGATCATCCTGGAGGTCGCCCCCGTGCAGACCCAGACCCTCACCCAGACCGACAGCAGTACCGCCGTAACGGAGTCCGGCGCCGCCGAGGCCGATACCGATGCCGAGACCGTGGACGTCACCGACGTCACCGGCGTCGAGGTCATCGGGGCCGTGCCTCCGCAGAGCCGCGCCGCGCACCACCCGGAGACGGCCGAGCCCGACAGCCCGTCCGAGCTGGACGAACCCCCGGCGGACGCGGTGGAGACGGCGGAACCGATCGAGCCCGTCGAGCCCATTGAGCCCGTCGAACTGCTCGATCCCGTCGAGCCGGTCGAGCGGGTGCGCGCCCGCGCCCCCTCCCGCGGCCCCGCCCGCGCCGACACCAGCGGGCCCTCCTCCGACCTGTTCCGCCAGTATCTGCGCGAGATCGGCCGCATCCCGCTGCTCACCGCCGCCGAGGAGGTCGACCTCGCCCGCCGGGTGGAGGCCGGCCTGTTCGCCGAGGAGAAACTCCGGCTCGCCTCTGACCTGGACAGCCAACTGGCCCTGGACCTGGACCGGTTGGTCGTCATGGGCCGGATGGCCAAGCGCCGGCTGATCGAGGCGAACCTGCGCCTGGTCGTCTCGGTGGCGAAACGGTACGTGGGACGCGGGCTGACGATGCTCGACCTCGTCCAGGAGGGAAACCTGGGCCTGATCCGCGCTGTCGAGAAGTTCGACTACGCGCGCGGCTACAAGTTCTCGACGTACGCGACCTGGTGGATCCGCCAGGCCATGTCCCGCGCCCTCGCCGACCAGGCCCGGACGATCCGCGTCCCCGTGCACGTGGTCGAACTGATCAACCGGGTCGTCCGCGTCCAGCGCCGGATGCTCCAGGAACGCGGCTACGAGCCCACCCCCGAGGAGGTCGCCGCCCATCTGGACCTCCTGCCCGAACGCGTCAGCGAGGTGCTGCGCCTGGCCCAGGAACCGGTGTCGCTGCACGCGCCGGTGGGTGAGGAGGACGACGTGGCCCTCGGCGACCTGATCGAGGACGGCGACGCCGCGTCACCGGTCGAGTCGGCGGCGTTCCTGCTGCTGCGGGAACACCTGGAGGCGGTCCTGTCGACGCTGGGGGAGCGGGAACGCAAGGTCGTCCAGCTGCGCTACGGCCTGGCGGACGGCCGCCCGCGCACTCTGGAAGAGATCGGCCGCATCTTCGGCGTCACCCGGGAGCGCATCCGCCAGATCGAGTCCAAGACCCTGAACAAACTCCGCGACCACGCCTTCGCGGACCAGCTGCGAGGCTACTTGGACTGA
- the dnaG gene encoding DNA primase, with protein MAGRINDEDVKAVRDAVPIDAVVSEYLQLRNAGGGNLKGLCPFHDEKSPSFQVSPSKGLFHCFGCQEGGDTITFVMKVDHLSFSESVERLAGQAGITLRYEEGGYNPTHQRGERIRLVEAHKIAAQWYAEQLATSSEADAGRKFLAERGFDQSAAEHFSVGYSPQGWDHLTRYLRGKGFSDKELLLSGIAQEGRRGPIDRFRGRLMWPIRDIGGEVVGFGARKLYEADTGPKYLNTPDTAIYRKSQVLYGIDLAKKDIAKTSRAVVVEGYTDVMACHLAGVTTAIATCGTAFGTDHIKILRRLLMDNGSARVIFTFDGDAAGQKAALRAFEDDQKFAAETYIAIAPDGMDPCDLRLAKGDQAVAELAEPRTPLFEFALRQIAIRYDLETPGGRAAALDEAAPIVARIKNSGAQHEVAVQLAGMLGILDTQFVVKRVAQLARWARDRGGKGPAPTGQQGRTQPYEQTSARSGGPSGPALNLRNPVYATERELLKLALQRPDLVSPAFDAYGIDEFTAAPYAAVRQAIMEAGGAEFGAQDPQEYLVRVREIAPDNTVRAMVTELAVEAIMRKTVDDVYASDQLVMVRRRAVERRIQQVQVTHTRLATHGDPAELAAVQNELWVLQQYDQALRERGSAAL; from the coding sequence GTGGCCGGAAGGATCAACGACGAGGACGTGAAGGCGGTTCGGGACGCGGTCCCGATCGACGCCGTGGTGTCCGAGTACCTCCAGCTGCGTAACGCGGGCGGCGGCAACCTCAAGGGCCTGTGCCCCTTCCACGACGAGAAGTCACCGTCCTTCCAGGTCAGCCCGAGCAAGGGACTGTTCCACTGCTTCGGCTGCCAGGAAGGCGGCGACACCATCACGTTCGTGATGAAGGTCGACCACCTCTCCTTCTCCGAGTCGGTCGAGCGCCTGGCCGGCCAGGCCGGCATCACCCTGCGGTACGAGGAGGGTGGCTACAACCCCACCCACCAGCGCGGCGAGCGCATCCGCCTGGTCGAGGCCCACAAGATCGCCGCCCAGTGGTACGCGGAGCAGCTGGCCACCAGCTCCGAGGCGGACGCGGGCCGCAAGTTCCTCGCGGAGCGGGGCTTCGACCAGTCGGCCGCCGAACACTTCTCCGTCGGCTACAGCCCCCAGGGCTGGGACCACCTCACCCGCTACCTCCGCGGCAAGGGCTTCTCGGACAAGGAGCTCCTGCTGTCCGGTATCGCCCAGGAAGGCCGCCGCGGCCCCATCGACCGCTTCCGGGGCCGTCTGATGTGGCCGATCCGCGACATCGGCGGCGAGGTCGTCGGCTTCGGCGCGCGAAAGCTGTACGAGGCGGACACCGGCCCTAAGTACCTGAACACCCCGGACACGGCGATCTACCGGAAGTCCCAGGTCCTTTACGGCATCGACCTCGCCAAGAAGGACATCGCGAAGACGAGCCGCGCGGTCGTCGTCGAGGGCTACACGGACGTCATGGCCTGCCATCTGGCCGGCGTGACGACGGCGATCGCGACCTGCGGTACGGCCTTCGGCACCGACCACATCAAGATCCTCCGCCGGCTGCTGATGGACAACGGCTCGGCCCGCGTGATCTTCACCTTCGACGGCGACGCGGCCGGCCAGAAGGCGGCGCTGCGCGCCTTCGAGGACGACCAGAAGTTCGCCGCCGAGACGTACATCGCGATCGCGCCCGACGGTATGGACCCCTGCGACCTGCGCCTCGCCAAGGGCGACCAGGCCGTCGCGGAACTCGCCGAACCCCGCACCCCTCTCTTCGAGTTCGCCCTGCGCCAGATCGCCATCCGCTACGACCTGGAGACCCCGGGGGGCCGCGCGGCGGCGCTGGACGAGGCGGCCCCGATCGTGGCCCGCATCAAGAACAGCGGCGCACAGCACGAGGTGGCGGTCCAGCTCGCGGGCATGCTCGGCATCCTGGACACGCAGTTCGTCGTCAAAAGGGTGGCCCAGCTTGCCCGTTGGGCCCGGGACCGCGGCGGCAAGGGCCCGGCCCCCACCGGACAGCAGGGCCGGACCCAGCCGTACGAGCAGACCTCCGCGCGCTCCGGCGGCCCCTCCGGCCCCGCCCTCAACCTCCGCAACCCGGTCTACGCCACCGAGCGCGAACTCCTCAAACTGGCTCTCCAGCGCCCCGACCTGGTCTCCCCGGCCTTCGACGCCTACGGCATCGACGAGTTCACGGCAGCCCCCTACGCGGCCGTACGCCAGGCGATCATGGAAGCGGGTGGCGCGGAGTTCGGCGCCCAGGACCCCCAGGAGTACCTGGTCCGGGTCCGCGAGATCGCCCCGGACAACACGGTCCGGGCCATGGTGACGGAGCTGGCGGTCGAGGCGATCATGCGCAAAACCGTCGACGACGTGTACGCGAGCGACCAGTTGGTCATGGTCCGCCGCAGAGCGGTGGAACGCCGCATCCAGCAGGTCCAGGTCACTCACACCCGCCTGGCCACCCACGGCGACCCGGCCGAACTGGCCGCCGTGCAGAACGAGTTGTGGGTACTCCAGCAGTACGACCAGGCCCTGCGGGAGCGGGGCTCGGCAGCGCTCTGA